TTCGCTGTATGGCAAACTCAAAGTGGAACTGGAGCAGTATCTGCTTGAATCCAATCGGGCCATTTCGTTCCGTTTAGCAACCGTTTTCGGCATCAGTCCCCGCATGCGGCTGGATCTGCTAGTGAACGATTTTACCTATCGTGCTGTGAATGACCGTTTTATCGTGCTGTTTGAGTCGCATTTTAAACGCAATTACATTCATGTACGCGACGTAGCTTCGGCCCTCATGCACGGCATCAACAACTTTGACACGATGAAAGGACAAGCCTACAACGTAGGCCTATCCGAAGCCAACCTGTCCAAACTGGAACTCTGTCAGGAAATTCAGAAACAGCTGCCAGATTTTCATATTGTCGAATCGGAAATTGGCAAGGACCCCGACAAACGTGATTACATTGTCAGCAATGACAAACTCGAAGCAACCGGATTCAAGACGCAGGTCACCCTGCAGCAGGGCATTGCGGAATTGATCAAGGGATATACCGTCATCCGCCGTAATAATTACGCGAATTATTAACGCCAAACGATTGTTTTATAAAAAGGGTCGACGTACTGGTTATGAGTGAAAAAAGTACTGCTTTCAAACGAATCTTAATCACAGGTGCCACTGGTTTTCTGGGACACCACATTACTCCGGCACTAAAAGAACGGTTTGATGCGGAGTTCGTCACGTTAGGAAGTCGCGACTACGATTTGCTTGATCCGGGCGTTCCTGAACGCATGATGCAGGATGTTCAGCCAGATTGTGTGGTTCATCTGGCCGCAAAATCCGGCGGTATCATTGATAATAAGGCGCGACCTGCGGATTACTTTTATACGAATCTGGTCATGAATACGCATACCTTTGATGCCGCGTTTAAACATGGCGTAACGAAATTCCTGTCCCTCATGGGAGGGTGCTCGTATCCGCACGATGCCAAATCTCCCATCGGCG
The Spartobacteria bacterium DNA segment above includes these coding regions:
- a CDS encoding SDR family oxidoreductase; this encodes MNLNKNVLVTGGAGYIGSILVPTLLREGYRVTVIDNFAYGQTSLLDCCNNGNLTIIRGDVRDEALLKQEVPKADICIPLACLVGAPLCKEKPLEARSINLDAIKMLLDLTQDGQKVISPTTNSGYGVGEQGKYCTEETPMRPISLYGKLKVELEQYLLESNRAISFRLATVFGISPRMRLDLLVNDFTYRAVNDRFIVLFESHFKRNYIHVRDVASALMHGINNFDTMKGQAYNVGLSEANLSKLELCQEIQKQLPDFHIVESEIGKDPDKRDYIVSNDKLEATGFKTQVTLQQGIAELIKGYTVIRRNNYANY